Proteins from one Camelina sativa cultivar DH55 chromosome 8, Cs, whole genome shotgun sequence genomic window:
- the LOC104709680 gene encoding uncharacterized protein LOC104709680, with protein MFATIGSIPIFIRNDRQLEAFKLKYAQSGGVLYLCVIVEDFCVTVEQGQPSSTPFIESVTAVTQDQTSSNLFVGNAIDVSTATHTQGQPIPNSYVESVPRFYCSPVAYSSQHTSSDDDFTATATHSQLFKDKTEMRSQMRMYAVKHSFEFHTFNSDNKRNVNHRQASARTLDGLVSNHFAGGKLPLRPKQLMEIFRNDHGVGVLYSKAWKAQEHASELARGLPADSYEVLPSWFHMIEKKNPCTITYIKADYDNKFRYAFLAFGASIRGTLLAASAQDGNFQLYPIAFAVVDYDNDASWDWFLRCLKTIIPDEKDLVFVFDRASSIATALSVNYVHAHHGICTFHLQKNLKKRFRASASLLPVVHDASRAYTQYDFDYLFSQISNGDPELGEYLWQADIRKWSRAYSPSNWYNIMTSNCAESINSLLKETRKYPIVYLFETIRSILTRWFNERREESCRHPYAVTPNVGNKMNASYNNTTCWLEVCQVNENVFEVKAGLKTNVVNLDTRKCTCCMFDIDKFPCAHGIAAADKHVNLNETCLWRLGYSESIHPVGDMEYWEVPESVSTSIRPPSTRIASGRRKKKRIASSWEHGKAKTNSKQYKYSRCGQCGHNKSSCVAAI; from the exons ATGTTTGCTACCATAGGTAGTATTCCTATCTTTATTAGAAATGATAGGCAGCTTGAAgcttttaaactcaaatatgCGCAAAGTGGAGGAGTTCTTTATCTATGTGTTATTGTTGAGGATTTTTGTGTGACTGTTGAGCAG GGCCAACCTAGCTCTACTCCTTTTATTGAGAGTGTTACTGCTGTTACTCAG GATCAAACTAGCTCAAATCTGTTTGTTGGGAATGCTATCGATGTTTCTACtgctactcatactcag ggtcaaccaataccaaattcATATGTCGAGAGTGTTCCTCGTTTTTATTGTTCTCCTGTTGCTTATTCAAGTCAACATACTAGCTCCGATGATGATTTTACTGCTACTGCTACTCATAGTCAG TTattcaaagacaaaacagaaatgagaaGTCAGATGCGGATGTATGCAGTCAAGCATAGTTTtgagtttcatacttttaattCAGACAACAAGAG GAATGTTAATCATCGCCAAGCATCTGCAAGGACTTTGGATGGTTTggttagtaaccattttgcagGAGGAAAGCTTCCTCTCAGACCTAAACAGCTCATGGAAATTTTTAGGAATGACCATGGAGTTGGTGTCTTGTACTCAAAAGCATGGAAAGCTCAAGAACATGCATCAGAACTTGCTAGGGGTTTACCTGCTGATAGTTATGAGGTTTTACCGAGTTGGTTCCACatgatagaaaagaagaatccatGTACTATCACTTACATCAAAGCTGATTATGATAATAAGTTTAGATACGCTTTTCTGGCTTTTGGTGCATCAATTAGAG ggACTTTGCTTGCTGCATCAGCTCAGGATGGTAATTTTCAGTTATATCCTATTGCTTTTGCCGTTGTTGATTATGATAATGATGCATCATGGGATTGGTTTTTGCGGTGTTTGAAGACTATTATTCCTGACGAAAAAGATCTAGTTTTCGTGTTTGATCGGGCTTCTTCAATAGCAACTGCGCTTTCAGTAAATTATGTACATGCTCATCATGGGATCTGCACTTTCCACTTGcaaaaaaacctgaaaaaacGATTTAGAGCTtctgcttctcttcttccagtTGTTCATGATGCTTCAAGAGCTTACACtcaatatgattttgattatttgttcagTCAAATTTCCAATGGTGATCCGGAACTTGGAGAATATCTTTGGCAAGCTGATATTAGGAAATGGTCACGTGCATATTCTCCTTCTAACTGGTACAACATCATGACATCTAATTGTGCCGAGTCCATTAACTCCTTGTTAAAAGAGACTCGCAAGTATCCAATTGTCTACCTGTTTGAGACAATCAGGTCTATTttgactaggtggtttaatgaACGACGTGAGGAGAGCTGTCGACATCCATATGCTGTTACTCCAAATGTTGGGAATAAGATGAATGCATCTTATAATAATACTACCTGCTGGCTTGAAGTTTGTCAAGTAAATGAAAATGTCTTCGAGGTTAAAGCAGGTTTAAAGACGAATGTGGTGAATTTGGACACAAGGAAATGCACATGTTGTATGTTTGATATTGACAaattcccttgtgcacatggaATTGCTGCTGCTGACAAACATGTCAATCTCAATGAAACatgttt atGGCGTTTAGGATATTCAGAGAGCATTCACCCAGTAGGTGATATGGAGTATTGGGAGGTTCCAGAGAGTGTTAGTACTTCTATTCGGCCACCTTCTACTCGTATAGCTAGTGGCAGgcgaaagaaaaagagaatagctAGTTCATGGGAGCATGGAAAGGCTaagacaaattcaaaacaatacaaatacaGTAGGTGTGGTCAGTGTGGACACAACAAATCTAGTTGTGTAGCTGCtatctaa